A DNA window from Brassica napus cultivar Da-Ae chromosome C1, Da-Ae, whole genome shotgun sequence contains the following coding sequences:
- the LOC106406528 gene encoding protein NRT1/ PTR FAMILY 6.4-like, with translation MVHVSSHGAKDGSEEAFDYRGNPPDKSKTGGWLGAGLILGSELSERICVMGISMNLVTYLVGDLHISSAKSATIVTNFMGTLNLLGLLGGFLADAKLGRYKMVAIAASVTALGVLLLTVSTTIPSMRPPPCDDFRRLHHQCVEANGHQLALLYVALYTIALGGGGIKSNVSGFGSDQFDTSDPKEEKQMIFFFNRFYFSISLGSLFAVIVLVYVQDNVGRGWGYGISAATMVVAAVVLLCGTKLYRFKKPRGSPFTVIWRVGYLAWKKRNESYPSNPSLLNGYGNTTVPHTERLKRLDKAAVVTNEKDSWSVSTVTQVEQVKLVVKLIPIWATNILFWTIYSQMTTFTVEQATFMERKVGSFTVPAGSYSAFLILTILLFTSLNERVFVPLTRMITKKPQGLTSLQRIGVGLVFSMAAMAVAAVIENARREAEVAKGMKISAFWLIPQYFLVGAGEAFAYVGQLEFFIREAPERMKSMSTGLFLSTVSMGFFVSSLLVSIVDKVTHKTWLRSNLNKARLNYFYWLLVVLGALNFFVFLLFAMKHQYKADMISVGVDDSVEKGKDSEKEKSEFELKDIP, from the exons ATG GTTCATGTATCATCGCATGGAGCAAAAGATGGCTCGGAAGAAGCTTTCGACTACAGAGGAAATCCACCTGATAAGTCCAAAACCGGTGGATGGTTAGGCGCCGGTTTAATCTTAG GGAGTGAGCTATCGGAGAGAATATGCGTGATGGGCATATCTATGAATCTAGTGACGTACCTTGTCGGAGATTTACACATCTCATCAGCAAAATCAGCGACCATAGTCACAAATTTCATGGGAACTCTCAACCTCTTAGGACTTCTTGGTGGTTTCTTGGCTGACGCtaaactcggtcgctacaagATGGTCGCAATAGCTGCCTCTGTCACAGCTCTG GGAGTGCTGCTATTGACAGTGTCTACAACCATCCCAAGCATGAGACCGCCACCATGTGACGATTTCAGAAGACTTCACCATCAGTGCGTAGAGGCAAATGGTCATCAGTTAGCTCTTCTCTACGTCGCTCTCTACACCATAGCTCTAGGCGGCGGAGGAATCAAATCCAACGTCTCGGGCTTCGGGTCTGACCAGTTCGACACGAGTGATCCTAAAGAAGAGAAGCAgatgatcttcttcttcaatagaTTCTATTTCTCCATCAGCCTCGGATCTCTCTTCGCCGTGATTGTTCTGGTTTACGTCCAGGACAACGTGGGAAGAGGCTGGGGCTACGGGATCTCGGCCGCGACTATGGTGGTCGCGGCCGTGGTTTTGCTCTGCGGAACGAAACTGTACCGTTTCAAGAAACCTAGAGGAAGCCCTTTCACTGTTATATGGAGGGTTGGTTACTTGGCGTGGAAGAAAAGAAACGAGAGTTACCCTTCAAATCCTAGTCTTTTAAACGGTTACGGCAACACAACGGTTCCCCACACAGAGAGGCTAAAGCGTTTGGACAAAGCCGCGGTTGTCACAAACGAGAAGGATTCGTGGAGCGTGTCGACGGTTACACAGGTCGAACAAGTGAAGCTAGTTGTGAAATTGATTCCCATTTGGGCAACGAACATTCTCTTCTGGACGATTTACTCCCAGATGACTACATTCACAGTGGAACAAGCCACGTTTATGGAGCGTAAAGTCGGGTCTTTCACCGTACCCGCAGGCTCATACTCGGCTTTTCTCATTCTCACGATTCTTCTCTTCACTTCCCTTAATGAGAGAGTCTTTGTGCCTTTAACAAGAATGATCACAAAGAAACCTCAAGGACTCACCAGCCTCCAGAGGATTGGAGTTGGGCTCGTGTTCTCAATGGCTGCAATGGCTGTTGCAGCGGTTATAGAGAACGCTAGACGCGAGGCAGAGGTCGCTAAGGGGATGAAGATAAGCGCGTTTTGGTTGATTCCACAGTATTTCTTGGTTGGTGCGGGTGAAGCGTTTGCTTACGTTGGACAGCTTGAGTTCTTTATAAGAGAAGCACCAGAGAGGATGAAATCTATGAGCACCGGATTGTTTCTAAGCACGGTTTCGATGGGATTCTTTGTGAGCAGCTTGCTTGTTTCTATTGTGGATAAAGTTACGCACAAGACGTGGCTTAGAAGCAACCTCAACAAAGCGAGACTGAACTACTTCTACTGGTTACTTGTTGTCTTGGGAGCTCTGAATTTCTTCGTTTTTCTTCTGTTTGCGATGAAGCATCAGTATAAAGCTGATATGATTAGTGTTGGGGTTGATGATTCAGTGGAGAAGGGTAAGGATAGCGAAAAAGAAAAGTCTGAGTTTGAGCTTAAGGACATTCCATAA